A region from the Sphingopyxis lindanitolerans genome encodes:
- a CDS encoding RNA polymerase sigma factor, whose protein sequence is MTADLSQCSDQELAILARAHREEACRELLRRYKTGVYRLIVKQIGDADEAMDLTQESFVAGFSALDRYDGDRSFRTWIARIALNKCRDWARRRKVRAFFSRALPLESAQHVASDGPTPDSEATDKRELARVRGAIDLLPQNLREVLLLRGVDDVSQAETAVILRVSEKTVETRLYRARTKLRELLAGTSANARG, encoded by the coding sequence GTGACCGCCGACCTATCGCAGTGTAGCGACCAGGAACTGGCGATTCTCGCCCGCGCGCACCGCGAGGAAGCCTGTCGCGAATTGTTGCGCCGGTACAAGACAGGCGTCTATCGGCTCATCGTCAAGCAGATCGGCGATGCCGACGAGGCGATGGACCTGACGCAGGAAAGCTTCGTAGCCGGCTTCTCGGCGCTCGATCGCTATGATGGCGATCGATCGTTCCGGACGTGGATTGCCCGCATCGCGCTCAACAAATGTCGCGACTGGGCTCGCCGACGGAAGGTGCGTGCCTTTTTCTCCCGCGCGCTTCCGCTCGAAAGCGCGCAGCATGTGGCGAGCGATGGCCCCACACCCGATTCCGAGGCGACCGACAAGCGCGAGCTTGCGAGAGTTCGCGGGGCGATTGATCTGCTGCCGCAGAATTTACGCGAGGTACTTCTTCTCCGCGGTGTCGATGATGTGAGCCAAGCTGAAACCGCAGTGATTCTGCGGGTCAGCGAGAAGACCGTCGAGACCCGCCTCTACCGTGCGCGCACCAAGCTCAGGGAATTGCTCGCCGGAACATCCGCGAATGCGCGGGGTTGA
- a CDS encoding copper resistance system multicopper oxidase, protein MQMERRRFVSGALGGGAAAAMAAWFPAWAQPVSSGITAPLPTVSGNDITLRIARQTMRIDGRLSRAIGINGTVPAPLVRLKEGQTARLTVVNDLDEDSSIHWHGLILPFQMDGVPGVSFPGIRPRSKFVYEFPVVQSGTYWYHSHSGLQEQLGHYGPIVIDPAGGDPIGYDREHVVVLSDHSQISPEAIFRKLKVNPGHFNMQRQTLSGLLAGKDQSLKERVEWGAMRMDPTDVADVNGSTYTFLVNGHGPRDNWTALFNPGERVRLRIVNASAMTIFNVRIPGLRMTVVQADGLNVVPTEIDEFQIAVAETYDVVVTPVEDRAYTLVAEANDRSGMGRATLAPRAGMVAEVPPLRERPLATMKDMGMGDMDMSGGSMAGMDHSGGEDMGAMPMPAGDPSCSPEHAKMGHCTPAGEAGSMAGMDHGSGGMQHSMRDFSVAPQVKRDPSVQTISPMPVDRMGEPGQGLEDVGHKVLTYHDLVALERNPDVRAAERSLDIHLTGNMERFMWSFDGVKMSDHHEPIPFIEGERVRIKLINDSMMSHPIHLHGHFFELVTGKGDRSPRKHTVLVQPGGIATFDFTADAVGDWAFHCHLLYHMHAGMMRVVSVRPKGDMQ, encoded by the coding sequence ATGCAGATGGAAAGGCGTCGGTTCGTCAGTGGAGCTTTAGGCGGCGGCGCGGCCGCGGCGATGGCCGCATGGTTCCCGGCCTGGGCACAGCCGGTCTCGTCGGGGATCACCGCGCCCTTGCCCACCGTATCCGGCAACGACATCACCCTGCGCATTGCGCGGCAGACGATGCGGATCGACGGCAGGCTCAGTCGTGCCATCGGGATCAACGGCACGGTGCCGGCGCCGCTTGTCCGGCTGAAGGAAGGACAGACCGCACGCCTCACCGTCGTCAACGATCTTGACGAAGACAGCTCGATCCACTGGCACGGCCTGATCCTGCCCTTTCAGATGGACGGCGTACCCGGCGTCAGTTTTCCCGGCATCAGGCCGCGCTCCAAATTCGTTTATGAATTCCCGGTCGTTCAGTCGGGCACCTATTGGTATCACAGCCATTCGGGGCTTCAGGAGCAACTCGGCCACTACGGGCCGATCGTCATCGACCCCGCCGGCGGCGACCCGATCGGTTACGACCGTGAGCATGTTGTGGTGCTGTCGGACCACAGCCAGATTTCGCCCGAGGCGATCTTCCGCAAGCTCAAGGTCAATCCCGGCCATTTCAATATGCAGCGCCAGACTCTGTCGGGGTTGCTCGCGGGCAAGGACCAGTCGCTGAAGGAACGCGTCGAATGGGGCGCGATGCGGATGGACCCGACCGACGTCGCGGATGTCAACGGATCCACATACACCTTCCTCGTCAATGGCCACGGCCCGCGCGACAATTGGACCGCGCTGTTCAACCCGGGCGAGCGTGTGCGGCTACGCATCGTCAATGCCTCGGCGATGACGATCTTCAATGTCCGCATTCCGGGCCTTCGGATGACCGTCGTGCAGGCCGACGGGCTCAATGTCGTGCCGACCGAGATCGACGAATTCCAGATTGCCGTTGCCGAAACCTACGACGTCGTCGTGACCCCGGTGGAGGACCGCGCCTACACGCTGGTCGCCGAGGCGAACGACCGGTCGGGCATGGGGCGTGCGACGCTCGCGCCGCGCGCCGGCATGGTCGCCGAGGTTCCGCCGCTCCGCGAACGGCCGCTCGCCACCATGAAGGACATGGGGATGGGCGATATGGATATGTCGGGCGGCTCGATGGCCGGCATGGACCATTCAGGCGGCGAAGACATGGGCGCCATGCCCATGCCGGCGGGCGACCCCTCCTGCTCTCCCGAACATGCCAAGATGGGCCATTGCACGCCCGCGGGCGAAGCCGGCTCGATGGCGGGCATGGATCATGGATCGGGTGGCATGCAGCACAGCATGCGCGACTTCAGCGTTGCGCCGCAGGTCAAGCGTGACCCCAGCGTCCAGACGATCTCGCCTATGCCGGTCGATCGCATGGGCGAGCCGGGGCAGGGGCTCGAGGATGTCGGGCACAAGGTGCTGACCTACCACGATCTTGTGGCGCTCGAACGCAATCCCGACGTGCGCGCCGCCGAGCGGTCGCTCGACATCCATCTGACCGGCAATATGGAACGCTTCATGTGGTCGTTCGATGGCGTGAAGATGTCCGACCATCATGAGCCTATTCCCTTCATCGAAGGCGAGCGGGTGCGGATCAAGCTCATCAATGATTCGATGATGAGCCACCCCATCCATCTGCATGGTCATTTCTTCGAACTGGTGACGGGCAAGGGCGACCGTTCGCCGCGCAAGCACACCGTACTTGTCCAGCCCGGGGGAATCGCGACCTTCGATTTCACCGCCGACGCGGTCGGTGATTGGGCGTTCCACTGTCACCTTCTCTACCATATGCACGCCGGGATGATGCGCGTCGTCAGCGTTCGCCCGAAGGGAGACATGCAATGA
- a CDS encoding copper resistance protein B, translated as MTRIALLLSSIAPLAFTVPAAAQSMDHSMHGSTPAPATSPAPAPVAQPAPEAPAEKPMEQMDQGSMQGMDMESRASECSPEHAAMGHCTPEADAPDKKEPDKGAMDHDMVPAADPDCPPEHAKMGHCTPKTAPADAMGGIEGTTGKSGTDLPPGDATAPAPPGDWYADRIYPKAEMDHSRHDMMKENGAQTIAFISFNLAEYQARKGRDGFRWDGEAWYGGDINRLTLKSEGEGVFGEGIEGAEVQALYSRAIGPYFNAQAGIRQDLGPGPDRTYATIGFEGLAPYWFEVEGALFLSNKGDLLARLEGYYDQRITQKLILQPMAEVNFALQDVPETGIGSGLSDVELGLRLRYEVVKEFAPYVGVEWARKVGDTARFARAAGEDTNGVSFVMGVRAWF; from the coding sequence ATGACCCGCATCGCGCTCCTTCTTTCGAGCATCGCGCCGCTCGCTTTCACAGTCCCCGCCGCAGCCCAGTCGATGGATCATTCGATGCACGGCTCGACGCCTGCTCCCGCAACCAGCCCGGCCCCTGCCCCGGTAGCGCAGCCCGCGCCTGAAGCGCCCGCCGAAAAGCCGATGGAGCAGATGGATCAGGGCAGCATGCAGGGCATGGACATGGAGTCGCGGGCGTCGGAATGCTCGCCCGAGCATGCGGCGATGGGCCATTGCACGCCGGAGGCGGATGCTCCCGACAAGAAAGAACCCGATAAGGGAGCTATGGATCATGACATGGTCCCGGCGGCCGATCCGGATTGTCCGCCCGAGCACGCCAAGATGGGCCACTGCACACCGAAAACAGCACCCGCGGATGCCATGGGGGGAATCGAGGGCACGACCGGAAAGAGCGGCACCGACCTGCCGCCGGGCGATGCCACCGCGCCGGCGCCCCCGGGCGACTGGTACGCCGATCGCATCTACCCCAAAGCCGAAATGGACCACTCGCGCCACGACATGATGAAGGAAAATGGCGCTCAGACCATCGCCTTTATCAGCTTCAATCTCGCCGAATATCAGGCGCGCAAGGGCCGTGACGGGTTCCGTTGGGACGGAGAGGCCTGGTATGGCGGCGACATCAACCGGCTGACGCTCAAGAGCGAAGGCGAGGGCGTTTTCGGCGAAGGCATCGAGGGCGCCGAGGTGCAGGCACTCTACAGCCGGGCGATCGGCCCCTATTTCAACGCGCAGGCAGGGATCAGGCAGGATCTCGGACCCGGCCCCGACCGCACCTATGCGACCATCGGCTTCGAGGGGCTCGCACCCTATTGGTTCGAAGTCGAGGGCGCGCTGTTCCTTTCGAACAAGGGCGACCTGCTCGCCCGGCTTGAAGGCTATTACGACCAGCGCATCACCCAAAAACTGATCCTCCAGCCTATGGCGGAGGTCAATTTCGCGCTGCAGGACGTGCCCGAGACCGGCATCGGCTCAGGCCTCTCGGACGTCGAACTCGGGCTTCGCCTTCGCTACGAAGTCGTGAAGGAGTTCGCGCCTTATGTGGGTGTCGAATGGGCACGCAAGGTCGGCGACACCGCGCGCTTCGCGCGGGCAGCGGGCGAGGACACCAATGGTGTCAGCTTCGTGATGGGGGTGCGGGCCTGGTTCTAG
- a CDS encoding DUF305 domain-containing protein, with protein MYLVMFVMIDRLSSFYNNLNMLYMTLMMVSPMVVLMIVAMRDMFPSKRLNAVLLLGSAVAFFGSFALIRTQTTIGDTAFLRSMIPHHSGAILMCEQASLKDAEIRELCRGIIAGQAAEIEQMKTILARK; from the coding sequence ATGTATCTCGTGATGTTCGTCATGATCGACCGCCTCTCGAGCTTCTACAACAATCTCAACATGCTCTACATGACGCTGATGATGGTCTCGCCGATGGTCGTGCTGATGATCGTCGCGATGCGCGACATGTTTCCGTCGAAGCGTCTCAACGCGGTCCTGTTGCTGGGATCGGCGGTCGCCTTCTTCGGGAGCTTTGCGCTCATCCGGACGCAGACGACGATCGGTGACACGGCCTTCTTGCGTTCGATGATCCCGCACCATTCGGGCGCCATTCTCATGTGCGAACAGGCATCGCTCAAGGACGCCGAAATACGCGAGCTCTGCCGTGGCATCATCGCGGGACAGGCAGCCGAAATCGAACAGATGAAGACCATTCTCGCGAGGAAATGA
- a CDS encoding DUF411 domain-containing protein — protein MTRRHLLGLVAAGSGMALAACKPSSGPSATGEKDAARAPRVDTANARQMLVYRDPECGCCEAWADIARKADYRVVVEDRADMAAVKVRYGVPARLASCHTAVIGGYAIEGHVPMRHVAKLLRDKPRDIRGIAVPGMPRGSPGMEMPDGSVDAFEVMQFSGDGEISEFRA, from the coding sequence ATGACCCGACGCCATCTTCTCGGTCTGGTTGCGGCTGGATCGGGGATGGCGCTTGCGGCTTGCAAACCTTCGTCGGGACCAAGTGCGACCGGCGAGAAAGACGCCGCCCGGGCGCCGCGCGTCGATACGGCGAATGCGAGGCAGATGCTCGTCTATCGCGATCCCGAATGCGGTTGCTGCGAAGCCTGGGCGGACATTGCGCGCAAAGCTGACTATCGGGTGGTCGTCGAGGACCGCGCCGACATGGCTGCCGTCAAGGTCCGATATGGCGTGCCGGCGCGACTGGCGTCGTGCCACACGGCCGTTATCGGCGGCTATGCGATCGAGGGTCATGTGCCGATGCGGCATGTGGCGAAACTCCTCCGCGACAAACCACGCGACATTCGCGGAATCGCCGTGCCCGGCATGCCGCGCGGGTCTCCGGGGATGGAAATGCCAGATGGAAGCGTGGACGCATTCGAAGTGATGCAGTTCAGCGGCGACGGCGAGATTTCTGAATTCCGCGCATGA
- a CDS encoding TonB-dependent receptor plug domain-containing protein, whose amino-acid sequence MRKLLRTSGSIIAVLAAMSAGAAIAQDSAEEAPRAETTQGEIVVTGTRRNDLKAADSAQPIDIITGAELLEKGTADMNDLLRTEVPSLNVQRLVSNDGAVFTRPFSLRGLPPDQTLVLVNGKRRHRGATVQFTNVPYIRGSQGPDLSAIPSIAIGQLEVLRDGASALYGSDAIAGVLNFGLRRDREGGLLIARYGQFYKGDGEDFLVQGNVGLPFTDAGFVNISGEYVNASTTSRGIQRPDAQALIDAGVQDVPVPAQRWGNPESEAARIFVNAGIDLSDEMEFYTFGNYSWSRGTTAFFYRNPNASFISTSIPLTNTPGGQRFSFRQFFPGGFTPEFGATVTDAALAAGLKGEFSSGLTYDLSASYGQNHASYRIDNTVNPSLGLASPTSFKPGQLEQRELAFNLDLTYPIAIGTSDPLTLAGGLEYRRETYEITAGDIASWQVGPFASVIDPDTGNRVGLPVGANGFPGFSPIQAGEFARSNWAAYTSLEGNLTDALQFGLAGRYENYSDFGSKFTWKVNGRYDFSDVFAVRGSVNTGFRAPTPGQSNASQVQTNIDSVTGAPLTAGIIAPNNPVAQFFGATPLKPENSFNFAGGLVVKPSNRITFTLDYFNIKVEDRIAVSGNFNLTPAQRAQLAALGIPGGDSFQQVSFFTNSFDSRTQGVDAVLTVGFDLGGGKATLGLNGNYTKTDVIKASPVITADRERLLELEGFVPKWKGNASFTYAGERFGFVARANYYGKWTDYGAAPTADQTGGAELLVDLELSYRVSDMLKLAVGGENIFDNYPDVEARQSQINNGIRYLRFAPTGFNGGFWYVRATASF is encoded by the coding sequence ATGAGGAAATTGCTTCGCACGAGTGGCTCGATTATCGCCGTCCTGGCAGCCATGTCGGCCGGCGCCGCCATCGCACAGGATAGCGCCGAAGAAGCGCCGCGAGCGGAAACGACACAGGGCGAAATCGTCGTGACGGGCACGCGGCGGAACGACCTCAAGGCGGCCGATTCCGCCCAGCCGATCGACATCATCACCGGCGCCGAACTGCTCGAAAAGGGCACCGCCGATATGAACGACCTTCTCCGCACCGAGGTCCCGTCGCTCAACGTCCAGCGCCTCGTCAGCAACGACGGCGCCGTGTTTACCCGGCCTTTCTCGCTCCGCGGCCTGCCGCCGGACCAGACGCTGGTCCTCGTGAACGGCAAGCGGCGCCATCGCGGCGCGACGGTCCAGTTCACCAATGTACCCTATATTCGCGGATCGCAGGGGCCCGACCTCTCGGCGATCCCGTCGATCGCGATCGGCCAGCTCGAGGTCCTGCGCGACGGGGCGTCGGCACTCTATGGGTCGGATGCGATCGCGGGCGTCCTGAATTTCGGTCTGCGCCGCGACCGCGAGGGCGGCCTGCTGATCGCCCGCTATGGTCAATTCTACAAGGGCGATGGCGAGGACTTTCTCGTCCAGGGCAATGTCGGGCTCCCCTTCACCGATGCGGGTTTCGTCAACATCAGCGGCGAGTATGTGAACGCCAGCACGACATCGCGCGGCATCCAGCGTCCCGACGCGCAGGCGCTTATCGACGCCGGCGTTCAGGATGTCCCGGTTCCGGCGCAGCGCTGGGGAAATCCCGAGAGCGAGGCGGCGCGTATCTTCGTCAACGCGGGCATCGATCTGTCGGACGAGATGGAGTTCTACACCTTCGGCAATTACAGCTGGAGCCGCGGCACGACGGCCTTCTTCTACCGCAATCCCAATGCCAGTTTCATTTCCACCTCGATTCCGCTCACCAATACGCCGGGCGGACAGCGATTCAGCTTCCGCCAGTTCTTTCCCGGCGGCTTTACCCCGGAGTTCGGCGCGACAGTGACCGATGCCGCGCTTGCTGCCGGCCTCAAGGGTGAATTCTCCTCGGGCCTGACCTATGACCTTAGCGCTTCCTACGGGCAGAATCATGCGTCCTACCGGATCGACAATACGGTCAATCCGTCACTTGGCCTCGCGTCGCCGACGTCCTTCAAGCCGGGGCAGCTCGAGCAGCGCGAACTCGCTTTCAATCTCGATCTCACCTACCCCATCGCGATCGGCACCTCTGATCCGCTGACTCTTGCCGGCGGTCTCGAGTATCGGCGCGAGACCTATGAGATCACGGCCGGCGATATCGCATCATGGCAGGTCGGACCCTTCGCCTCGGTTATCGATCCCGATACCGGGAACCGCGTGGGACTGCCGGTCGGCGCTAACGGGTTCCCGGGCTTCAGCCCCATCCAGGCGGGTGAGTTCGCGCGCAGCAACTGGGCCGCCTATACGTCGCTTGAAGGCAATCTCACCGACGCGCTCCAATTCGGTCTCGCGGGCCGCTACGAGAATTATTCCGACTTCGGCTCGAAATTCACCTGGAAGGTCAATGGCCGATATGATTTCTCGGACGTTTTCGCGGTGCGGGGATCGGTCAACACCGGCTTTCGTGCGCCGACGCCTGGCCAGTCGAACGCTTCGCAAGTCCAGACCAACATCGACTCCGTAACCGGCGCGCCGCTGACGGCGGGCATTATCGCGCCGAACAATCCGGTGGCGCAATTCTTTGGCGCGACGCCGCTTAAGCCCGAAAATTCGTTCAATTTCGCCGGAGGCCTCGTGGTAAAGCCTTCCAATCGCATCACCTTCACGCTCGACTATTTCAACATCAAGGTCGAAGACCGGATCGCGGTGTCGGGCAATTTCAATCTCACCCCGGCGCAGCGCGCACAGCTTGCTGCGCTCGGCATTCCCGGCGGGGACTCCTTCCAGCAGGTGAGCTTCTTCACCAACTCCTTCGACAGCCGCACCCAAGGCGTCGATGCCGTGCTGACAGTCGGCTTCGACCTTGGCGGCGGCAAGGCCACGTTGGGCCTCAACGGCAATTATACCAAGACCGACGTGATTAAGGCCTCGCCGGTGATCACCGCGGACCGTGAGCGGCTGCTTGAACTTGAGGGCTTTGTTCCGAAGTGGAAGGGCAATGCGTCCTTCACTTATGCGGGCGAGCGCTTCGGCTTCGTCGCGCGCGCCAACTATTATGGCAAATGGACCGATTATGGCGCGGCGCCGACTGCCGACCAGACGGGCGGCGCCGAACTGCTGGTCGATCTCGAGCTGTCCTACCGCGTCAGCGATATGCTCAAGCTCGCGGTCGGCGGCGAGAATATCTTCGACAATTATCCCGACGTCGAGGCGCGGCAATCCCAGATCAACAACGGGATCCGTTATCTCCGCTTCGCGCCGACCGGGTTCAACGGGGGTTTCTGGTACGTCCGCGCGACCGCTTCCTTCTGA
- a CDS encoding LysR substrate-binding domain-containing protein, with amino-acid sequence MAQLSVPRERIRASVDPFAAAISYPPVAAGSLSQPASSTALAASSAGSQWRRACDLFMNKAFDASAIRNSYREQCPMNLRHLEAFRAVMLSGSVTQAAQSLNLSQPAVSKMLAELEHQLGFQLFLRSRGSALTVTPEADAFFYEVERSFSGIAALKRVAEDIRNMATGTLRIAALPALAVSFLPRVIAAFRETHPGVTVQLQTRSSSTVRQWMANQQFDIGLATPARELPGISMERFLRCPGACVLPAGHRLAAKDVIRPADLEGEPFISLALEDGVRHRIDRIFEDAGVQREMVIETQYAMTICALVMQGVGCSILNPVTAADYAERGLTVRDFAPEVHFEYMLFTPKLRPMSQVAAAFIAVLVSHRDAMFGSDAG; translated from the coding sequence ATGGCGCAGTTAAGCGTTCCGCGCGAGCGAATCCGCGCGAGCGTCGATCCCTTCGCCGCGGCAATCTCGTATCCGCCGGTAGCCGCCGGCTCGCTGTCGCAGCCGGCAAGTAGCACGGCGCTGGCGGCGAGCAGCGCCGGAAGCCAGTGGCGCCGAGCATGCGACCTATTCATGAACAAGGCTTTCGATGCTAGTGCCATAAGAAATAGCTATAGGGAGCAATGTCCGATGAACCTCCGTCACCTCGAAGCCTTCAGGGCCGTGATGCTCTCGGGATCGGTCACCCAGGCCGCGCAGTCGCTTAACCTGTCGCAACCCGCGGTGAGCAAAATGCTTGCCGAGCTCGAGCATCAGCTGGGCTTTCAGCTCTTCCTGCGCTCGCGCGGCAGCGCGCTCACCGTGACGCCGGAAGCCGATGCCTTTTTCTATGAAGTCGAGCGGAGCTTCTCGGGAATTGCGGCCTTGAAACGGGTAGCGGAAGACATCCGCAACATGGCGACCGGCACGCTCCGGATCGCCGCTCTGCCGGCGCTCGCGGTCAGTTTCCTGCCGCGGGTGATCGCCGCCTTTCGCGAGACGCATCCCGGCGTCACCGTCCAGTTGCAAACCCGCAGTTCCTCGACGGTGCGGCAATGGATGGCAAACCAGCAGTTCGACATCGGACTCGCGACGCCGGCGCGCGAATTGCCCGGAATAAGTATGGAGCGCTTCCTGCGCTGCCCGGGCGCCTGCGTTCTCCCTGCCGGTCACCGACTGGCCGCCAAGGACGTCATCCGGCCGGCCGATCTCGAAGGCGAGCCCTTCATTTCGCTCGCGCTCGAGGACGGCGTGCGCCACCGCATTGACCGCATTTTCGAGGACGCGGGCGTTCAGCGCGAGATGGTCATCGAGACCCAATATGCGATGACCATCTGCGCCCTTGTCATGCAGGGCGTCGGATGTTCGATCCTCAACCCCGTGACCGCCGCTGATTACGCCGAGCGGGGCCTTACGGTCCGTGATTTCGCGCCGGAGGTCCATTTCGAATATATGCTCTTCACGCCAAAGTTGAGGCCGATGTCCCAAGTCGCTGCGGCCTTCATCGCGGTGCTCGTATCGCACCGCGACGCGATGTTCGGCTCCGACGCCGGTTGA
- a CDS encoding amino acid ABC transporter substrate-binding protein has product MSYLDKRGRWQGFFVDYCRALAAAVLGDARKVRFMPVASNKRFTIVQTGEADVLSRTTTWTLTRDTDLGVNFVGTMYYDGQSFLVPRRSGVRLPADLEGASICITKGTTSELNTAEYFERKGLRFQSVVFENPEEAKLAFFAGRCDAMTTDAFTLTVIRLADAARPDDYVVLPERLTKEPVGPVVRSDDEQWFEINKWVLNALFAAEEMGVTRANAARMRITSRDPEVRKMLGGLPGFGKSLGLDDDWAYRAIEATGNYGEIFNRHITPLGVERGQNKLYRDGGLIYPLPMR; this is encoded by the coding sequence ATGTCCTACCTCGACAAACGGGGACGCTGGCAGGGATTCTTCGTCGACTACTGCCGGGCGCTCGCCGCTGCGGTCCTCGGCGATGCCCGCAAGGTCCGCTTCATGCCGGTCGCCTCGAACAAGCGCTTCACGATCGTGCAGACGGGCGAGGCCGATGTCCTCTCGCGGACGACCACATGGACGCTGACCCGCGATACCGACCTCGGGGTAAATTTCGTCGGCACCATGTATTATGACGGGCAGAGCTTCTTGGTGCCCCGGCGATCGGGCGTGCGGCTGCCAGCGGATCTCGAGGGCGCATCGATCTGCATCACCAAGGGGACGACTTCCGAACTCAACACCGCTGAATATTTCGAGCGCAAGGGGTTGCGCTTCCAGTCGGTCGTGTTCGAGAATCCCGAGGAAGCAAAGCTTGCCTTCTTTGCCGGGCGCTGCGACGCGATGACCACCGACGCCTTCACGCTGACCGTGATCCGCCTCGCCGATGCCGCGCGTCCGGACGATTATGTGGTGCTGCCCGAGCGGCTTACCAAGGAGCCGGTCGGCCCCGTCGTGCGCAGCGACGACGAGCAATGGTTCGAGATTAACAAATGGGTGCTGAACGCGCTCTTCGCGGCTGAGGAAATGGGCGTCACCCGGGCGAATGCGGCGCGCATGCGCATAACCTCGCGCGACCCTGAAGTTCGCAAGATGCTCGGCGGCTTGCCGGGATTTGGCAAGTCACTCGGCCTCGATGATGACTGGGCATATCGGGCGATCGAGGCGACGGGCAATTATGGTGAGATCTTCAACCGGCACATTACGCCGCTCGGCGTCGAGCGCGGGCAGAATAAGCTCTATCGGGACGGCGGGCTGATCTACCCGCTGCCGATGCGATGA